The proteins below come from a single Miscanthus floridulus cultivar M001 chromosome 1, ASM1932011v1, whole genome shotgun sequence genomic window:
- the LOC136551738 gene encoding copper-transporting ATPase PAA2, chloroplastic-like, whose product MATAATISLLQHVRPPASGGSLLPLQRLRPVHCRRSAPASHHSLQRRLRLRLPTRGAPAAQPRATADPSPASAALDAAEAGEGTAAATTALLDVSGMMCGGCAARVRAILAADPRVETAAVNLLAESAAVRLRAPAPPGAGEELAARLTECGFPSTARRGGAAAGAGESARKWREMAARKEELLARSRGRVAFAWTLVALCCGSHASHILHSLGIHIGHGTFLDLLHNSYVKCGIATAALLGPGRDILFDGFRAFKQGSPNMNSLVGFGSAAAFAISAVSLLNPELEWNSTFFDEPVMLLGFVLLGRSLEESARLKASSDMNELISLLSPQSRLIVTSSSDDPSADTSLDSDAITVEVPVDDVRVGDSILVLPGETIPVDGNVIEGSSFVDESMLTGESLPVAKETGLPVFSGTVNWDGPLKIRATCTGPSSTIAKIVRMVEDAQAREAPVQRLADSIAGPFVYTVMTLAAATFSFWYYIGTHVFPEVLFNDIAGPDGDSLLLSIKLAVDVLVVSCPCALGLATPTAILIGTSLGAKRGLLIRGGDVLERLAGIDALVLDKTGTLTEGKPVVTSIASLAYEETEILRLAAAVEKTALHPIANAIMNKAELLKLDIPITSGQLTEPGFGCLAEVDGSLVAVGTLDWVHDRFETKASPTELRNLRNRLESMLSSEASSSNQSKSIAYVGREGEGIIGAIAISDILREDANLTVERLQQESITTFLLSGDREEAVTSIGRTIGIRDENIKSSLTPQDKASIISTLQGKGHRVAMVGDGINDAPSLAAADVGIAMRTHSKENAASDAASVVLLGNRLSQVVDALSLSKATMAKVHQNLAWAVAYNIVAIPIAAGVLLPQYDFAMTPSLSGGLMALSSIFVVSNSLLLQLHGSFQNTAKRQGDLSSRLN is encoded by the exons ATGGCGACCGCTGCCACCATCTCCCTCCTACAGCACGTCCGACCTCCGGCTTCGGGCGGTAGTCTTCTCCCCCTCCAGCGCCTCCGCCCTGTTCACTGCCGGCGCTCGGCGCCAGCCTCCCACCACTCCCTCCAGCGCCGTCTCCGTCTCCGCCTCCCCACGCGCGGCGCACCCGCGGCCCAGCCCCGCGCCACGGCCGACCCGTCGCCCGCCTCGGCCGCGCTCGACGCGGCTGAGGCCGGGGAGgggaccgccgccgccaccaccgcgctGCTCGACGTGAGCGGCATGATGTGCGGCGGCTGCGCGGCGCGGGTGCGGGCCATCCTGGCAGCGGACCCGCGGGTGGAGACGGCGGCGGTCAACCTCCTCGCCGAGTCTGCCGCGGTGCGCCTgcgggcgccggcgccgccgggcGCGGGGGAGGAGCTCGCGGCCAGGCTCACGGAGTGCGGGTTCCCCTCCACGGCGCGCCGTGGGGGCGCGGCCGCGGGGGCCGGGGAGAGTGCGCGCAAGTGGAGGGAGATGGCGGCCAGGAAGGAGGAGCTCCTGGCGCGGAGCCGGGGCCGAGTCGCGTTCGCGTGGACGCTCGTCGCGCTCTGCTGCGGCTCGCACGCGTCCCACATCCTGCACTCGCTCGGTATCCATATCGGCCATG GAACGTTTTTGGATTTGTTGCATAATTCTTATGTGAAATGTGGCATTGCTACAGCTGCTCTGCTTGGGCCTGGAAGAG ATATACTGTTTGATGgttttagagcattcaagcaaggTTCCCCCAACATGAACTCTCTAGTAGGATTTGGCTCTGCAGCTGCATTTGCTATCAGTGCA GTGTCCTTGCTGAACCCTGAGTTGGAGTGGAATTCAACCTTTTTTGATGAACCG GTTATGCTTCTTGGATTTGTACTTCTTGGGCGATCTCTTGAAGAAAGTGCAAGGCTTAAGGCATCCAGTGATATGAATGAGCTCATT TCACTGTTATCACCTCAGTCGAGATTAATTGttacttcctcaagtgatgacccTTCTGCGGACACTAGTTTGGATTCTGATGCAATCACTGTCGAGGTTCCTGTTGATGATGTCCGTGTTGGAGACTCAATATTGGTCCTGCCAGGAGAAACTATACCTGTAGAT GGGAATGTTATTGAAGGATCAAGTTTTGTTGACGAATCAATGCTTACTGGAGAGTCCTTGCCTGTAGCCAAGGAGACTGGGCTTCCTGTATTTTCAGGAACTGTGAACTGG GATGGCCCGCTAAAGATCAGAGCAACATGTACTGGACCATCATCAACAATAGCTAAGATAGTCCGCATG GTTGAGGATGCCCAGGCACGTGAAGCTCCTGTTCAAAGGCTTGCAGATTCCATTGCAGGACCATTTGTGTATACTGTTATGACGTTGGCTGCAGCAACCTTTTCCTTCTG GTATTACATTGGCACACACGTATTTCCGGAGGTTCTTTTCAATGATATTGCTGGCCCAGATGGGGATTCATTACTTTTGAGTATAAAGCTTGCTGTGGATGTACTA GTTGTTTCCTGTCCTTGTGCACTTGGATTAGCTACACCTACAGCTATCTTAATAGGAACTTCCCTAG GTGCTAAAAGAGGGTTACTTATTAGAGGAGGTGATGTTTTAGAGCGTTTGGCTGGAATAGATGCTCTTGTGCTTGATAAA ACAGGGACACTTACAGAAGGAAAACCAGTAGTTACTTCTATTGCTTCTCTGGCATATGAGGAGACAGAGATTCTTCGTCTTGCTGCTGCAGTGGAGAAAACAGCATTGCACCCAATTGCAAATGCTATAATGAACAAGGCTGAACTACTCAAGCTAGATATTCCGATCACAAGTGGTCAGCTTACAGAGCCTGGATTTGGCTGTTTGGCAGAAGTAGATGGGAGTTTAGTTGCAGTAGGCACTTTGGATTGGGTGCATGATCGTTTTGAAACTAAAGCATCACCAACTGAACTGAGAAACCTTAGAAACCGGCTGGAGTCTATGTTGTCAAGTGAAGCATCATCATCAAATCAGTCGAAGTCAATTGCTTACGTTGGTCGTGAAGGAGAAGGAATTATAGGTGCTATTGCTATATCAGATATTTTACGAGAAGATGCAAACTTAACTGTGGAGAG GTTGCAGCAGGAAAGCATTACAACGTTTCTACTGTCAGGGGATAGGGAAGAAGCAGTGACAAGCATCGGGAGGACTATTGGAATCAGGGATGAAAACATAAAGTCTTCCCTAACTCCACAAGACAAAGCAAGCATTATATCAACTTTGCAAGGGAAGGGACACAGAGTTGCAATG GTTGGTGATGGAATAAATGATGCGCCGTCTTTGGCAGCTGCAGATGTTGGAATAGCCATGCGAACTCACTCAAAAGAGAACGCTGCCTCTGATGCAGCTTCAGTTGTTCTATTAGGCAACAGACTTTCTCAG GTGGTAGATGCGCTATCCCTGTCGAAGGCAACGATGGCAAAAGTTCACCAAAATTTGGCCTGGGCAGTGGCATATAACATAGTAGCCATTCCAATTGCCGCTGGAGTGTTACTGCCACAATATGATTTCGCCATGACACCGTCTCTCTCAG GGGGATTGATGGCCCTTAGCTCCATCTTTGTCGTCAGCAATTCTTTGCTTCTGCAGCTGCATGGGTCGTTTCAGAACACAGCAAAACGGCAGGGTGATCTGAGCTCAAGATTAAACTGA